One genomic region from Apodemus sylvaticus chromosome 1, mApoSyl1.1, whole genome shotgun sequence encodes:
- the Znf574 gene encoding zinc finger protein 574 — translation MTEESEETVLYIEHRYVCSECNQLYGSLEEVLVHQNSHVPQQHFELVGVADPAVTVATEAASGTGLYQTLIQESQYQCLECGQLLLSPSQLLEHQELHLKMMAPQEAVPAEPPPKVPPLSSSTIHYECVDCKALFASQEMWLSHRQTHLRATPNKAPAPVVLGSPVVLGAPVGQTRVAVEHSYRKAEEGGEGAAVPSVAATTEMVTEVELLLYKCSECSQLFQMPADFLEHQATHFPAPVPEAAEPATQQETLVPSPSEAAVSQPDSLPASDHSYELRNELRNGEVIGRDRRGRKPRRSSGESGGAAAQELFCSACDQLFLSPHQLQQHLRSHREGVFKCPLCSRVFPSPSSLDQHLGDHSSESHFLCVDCGLAFGTEALLLAHRRAHTPNPLHSCPCGKTFVNLTKFLYHRRTHGAGGVPLPTTPVPPEEPAISLPEPAPAETGELEAPELPVSEESSAEPAAPGAYRCLLCSREFGKALQLTRHQRFVHRLERRHKCSICGKMFKKKSHVRNHLRTHTGERPFPCPDCSKPFNSPANLARHRLTHTGERPYRCGDCGKAFTQSSTLRQHRLVHAQHFPYRCQECGVRFHRPYRLLMHRYHHTGEYPYKCRECPRSFLLRRLLEVHQLVVHAGRQPHRCSSCGAAFPSSLRLREHRCAAAAAQAPRRFECGTCGKKVGSAARLQAHEAAHAAAGPGEVLAKEVPAPRAARATRTPVTPSPTALGGTTSAAPAAPARQRRGLECSECKKLFSTETSLQVHRRIHTGERPYPCPDCGKAFRQSTHLKDHRRLHTGERPFACEVCGKAFAISMRLAEHRRIHTGERPYSCPDCGKSYRSFSNLWKHRKTHQQQHQAAVRQQLAEAEAAVGLAVMETAVEALPLVEAIEIYPLAEADGVQISG, via the coding sequence ATGACTGAGGAGAGTGAAGAGACTGTGCTGTATATTGAGCACCGCTATGTCTGCTCCGAGTGCAACCAGCTCTATGGCTCCCTGGAGGAGGTGCTCGTGCACCAGAACTCCCATGTGCCCCAGCAGCACTTCGAGCTGGTGGGCGTGGCTGACCCTGCAGTCACTGTGGCCACAGAGGCAGCCTCGGGCACTGGCCTGTATCAGACCCTCATACAGGAGAGCCAGTACCAGTGCCTCGAGTGTGGGCAACTGCTCCTGTCGCCCAGCCAGCTCCTGGAGCACCAGGAGCTGCACCTGAAGATGATGGCACCCCAGGAGGCAGTGCCGGCCGAGCCACCGCCCAAGGTGCCCCCCTTGAGCTCCAGCACCATCCACTACGAGTGTGTGGACTGTAAGGCTCTGTTCGCCAGCCAAGAGATGTGGCTGAGCCATCGCCAGACGCATCTCAGAGCCACGCCCAACAAGGCTCCTGCCCCTGTTGTCTTGGGGTCCCCAGTTGTCTTGGGCGCCCCTGTGGGCCAGACCCGAGTGGCTGTGGAACACTCATACCGGAAAGCagaagagggtggggagggggcggcCGTTCCATCCGTGGCTGCCACCACCGAGATGGTGACAGAAGTGGAGCTGCTCCTCTACAAGTGCTCTGAGTGCTCCCAGCTCTTCCAGATGCCAGCTGACTTCCTGGAGCACCAGGCCACCCACTTCCCTGCACCTGTCCCAGAGGCTGCGGAGCCTGCCACACAGCAGGAAACCCTGGTCCCCTCACCCAGTGAGGCGGCAGTGTCTCAGCCTGACTCCCTGCCAGCCTCTGATCACAGTTATGAGTTACGGAATGAGCTGCGAAACGGGGAGGTCATTGGGCGAGACCGCCGGGGGCGGAAGCCCCGGAGGAGCAGTGGAGAGTCAGGGGGGGCGGCCGCCCAGGAACTGTTTTGCTCTGCCTGTGACCAGCTCTTTCTGTCACCGCACCAGCTGCAGCAGCACCTTCGGAGTCACCGGGAGGGTGTGTTCAAGTGTCCCCTGTGCAGCCGTGTCTTCCCTAGCCCTTCCAGTCTGGACCAGCACCTTGGTGACCACAGCAGTGAGTCTCACTTCCTGTGTGTAGACTGTGGCCTGGCCTTTGGCACCGAAGCCCTCCTCCTGGCACACCGGCGAGCCCACACCCCAAATCCTCTGCATTCGTGTCCGTGTGGGAAGACCTTTGTTAACCTCACCAAGTTCCTTTACCACCGGCGTACCCACGGAGCAGGAGGTGTCCCCTTGCCCACAACGCCAGTTCCACCCGAGGAGCCTGCTATTAGCCTTCCTGAGCCAGCCCCTGCAGAGACTGGAGAGCTAGAGGCCCCGGAGCTCCCTGTGTCTGAGGAGAGTTCCGCTGAGCCTGCAGCGCCAGGCGCCTACCGCTGCCTCCTGTGTAGCCGAGAGTTCGGAAAGGCCCTGCAGCTGACCCGGCACCAGCGTTTTGTGCACCGGCTGGAGCGGCGCCATAAGTGCAGCATTTGTGGCAAGATGTTCAAGAAGAAGTCTCATGTGCGGAACCATCTGCGAACACACACCGGGGAGCGGCCCTTCCCCTGTCCTGACTGCTCGAAGCCTTTCAACTCACCAGCCAACCTGGCCCGCCACCGGCTCACACACACAGGGGAGCGGCCCTACCGCTGTGGGGACTGTGGCAAGGCTTTCACTCAGAGCTCCACTCTGAGGCAGCATCGCCTGGTGCATGCCCAGCATTTCCCCTACCGCTGCCAGGAGTGCGGGGTGCGCTTTCACCGCCCTTACCGCCTGCTCATGCACCGCTACCACCACACCGGCGAGTACCCCTACAAGTGTCGCGAGTGCCCCCGCTCCTTCTTGCTGCGCCGCCTGCTGGAAGTCCACCAGCTTGTGGTCCATGCTGGGCGCCAGCCCCACCGCTGCTCGTCCTGTGGGGCTGCTTTCCCCTCATCACTGCGACTTCGTGAGCATCGCtgtgcagctgctgctgcccaggccCCACGGCGCTTTGAGTGTGGGACCTGTGGCAAGAAAGTGGGCTCTGCTGCCCGCCTGCAGGCGCATGAAGCTGCCCATGCTGCTGCAGGGCCTGGTGAGGTCTTAGCTAAGGAGGTCCCGGCTCCCCGGGCCGCAAGGGCCACTCGCACACCTGTCACTCCCTCCCCAACAGCCCTTGGCGGCACAACCTCAGCTGCCCCCGCAGCCCCTGCCCGGCAGCGGCGGGGTCTGGAATGCAGTGAGTGCAAGAAGCTCTTCAGCACAGAGACCTCACTGCAGGTCCATCGGCGCATCCACACAGGCGAGCGGCCATACCCGTGTCCAGACTGTGGCAAGGCCTTCCGCCAGAGCACCCATCTGAAGGACCACAGGCGCCTGCACACAGGTGAGCGGCCGTTTGCTTGTGAAGTGTGTGGCAAGGCCTTCGCCATCTCCATGCGCCTGGCAGAACACCGGCGCATCCACACGGGCGAGCGGCCCTACTCCTGCCCTGACTGCGGCAAGAGCTACCGCTCCTTCTCCAACCTCTGGAAGCACCGCAAGactcaccagcagcagcaccaggcgGCAGTGCGGCAGCAGCTGGCCGAGGCGGAGGCTGCGGTGGGCCTGGCTGTGATGGAAACTGCAGTGGAGGCTCTGCCCCTTGTGGAGGCCATCGAGATTTACCCTCTAGCTGAGGCTGACGGGGTCCAGATCAGTGGCTAA